The nucleotide sequence TGGCGCTTCACCGTATTCAACGGTGCAGCCTTTGGTGGGCAAGCCGTCAACAATGGCTTCACCTGCGTTATTCAGTGTGCCTTCTGCCAGAACGGCACCGGATTCATCTTTCAGTTTGAAAGGGGCATTGGCGAGCGGTTTACCGGACGTGTAACGACATTGAACACGCAGCGCATGGGTTTTGTCTTCATCTGGCTGAACAGTCACCGACGGGTTTTCACAACCAAAACACATGGTATTGCCTGCGTTCATGGTCATCATGTCGGTTTTACGGGCCACCCCGACACCTTCAATTTTCACTGTGGAAGATGCCGTGGTGAATTTGGCTTCCGCTTCGGTCGTACCGGAAACAATGCCTTTTTTATCGCCGCCTGCATCGCCGGTGCTACACGAAAACTGGCTGCTTTTCAGGGCAATGCTATTGCCACCATCGGCGGTGACGGTTGTGCTTCCATCGGCCAGATCGGCCGACTTCGCATTGTTTCCGTAAGGGATGGGCACAACGGGTGGCCCGACTGTTGTCATACATACATCAGGGACGGCAGCATTCGCTTCACCGCCTGACCCTTTATGAACAATGCTCAGACCATCAGCACTGATAGTGACTCCCATGACGCTTTCCTCGCAACACAGACTAATGAATAGCCATTATTCTACCAGATGCCCATCATCGTATCCCATTGATAGAAAATAGGAAATAGTAGTTAATATGACTTTTTTTCCAGTCATTCTGACAGTTATTCAATTCTTGTGAGGAATATCAAGCTAACGACTAAAAAGGTTGGATTTGCCTCGCAACACCACGATGCACAGTGAAAAAAGAAAGCGCCATCAGCCTGACTGTATCTCGTAAACCATGGTGGTTGAGCCAGAAAAGCCTACCAGCCATTTCAGATAAGGAAAACGATCGGTTCTGACCGGATGGAAGCCTTTTTCGTCATACAGTTTTCTGGCTCTCGGGTTGCTGTCGATAACATCAAGCCGCACTTTCTGATACTGATTCTCACGGGCATACGTGATGATGTGCGATAACAGTTCCGAGCCGAGTCCCTGACCTCGGCAGGCGGGATCCACCACGATGCCGTCCATAATCAGCTCTTTGGGATCAGGCTTGCGCTCAAACAAACTCAGGACAAGCGCGGCCCAGGTTCCGCGCCAGAAGCCCAGGACTCGCCATAACCGCTTTAAGGTGATGCCACCCGTCAGCGAGCCCTGCGCTGTCTGATACCCGGCAATCCCCACGATTTTTTCATTGGCGATCACCACAAAAGAAAAATCCGGATTGAAAGATTCAGCCAGCAAATGAATCCGCTGCGCTTTGCTGGGAATCGCGGCTTTAAACTTGTGTCCAAACGCATTTTCATAAAGAGATGCAACAGCTAAAGCATGGGATGCATGCCAGCCTTGCTGAATCATTGAATTGTCCATGAAAAAACCTCTGAGCAGTCTTCTTGCAGGAAATCATAACCACGGCAGCACTGACTTTAATCGACAAAACATCGTCATCAAAACGAGATTACGCTGTGCGTGCGCCAAGCCACACAATACGCAATCAGATGTCTATATTAGGATACAAGATCACAGATCCTGTACCGTCATGATTCCCTCAGTGATCGCCACCTGTTGGTGTCTGAGATAATCAATATCCGCCAGATAAGCCAGATGATGCCCTTCAGCAAAGTGTTGTACGAACTGCGCGTCACCCATGTCAGCCTGTGCCCGCATGAAATCGACCAAACTCTGCAAGCGTGTGATCATTTCACTGACTAATTGCTGTCTGTCGGAGGCAGAAACGCCGTAGCTGTCACAGAACAATCTGGCCCGGGCTATCTGTGTGTCGAGCGTCCCCAGCTGATCGACAGGATCGGTTTTAAAAGGCGACCAGCAATAGACCGAATAGGCAATATCCCACAGCCGGGGTGCCGGATGAGCGGTATCGAAATCGAACACGCCCACGACTTCATGTCCGCTCAGTGCGACGTTGTACGGGGTGAAATCACCATGACAGATCACCTCGGCAGGCGCTCTGGCTGGCAGCATCCAAGCCGTTTCCGCCAGATTCACTGTTTTCAGGAAACCTTGCGAAGCATCATGCAATTGCCGCAGCAATCTGGCAGCGCTGATCAATGCCTCTTCTGAGGCTATCGCTCCTTCAAGTGGATAATTGTACGTCTCGCCTTCGACAAAGCTCAGTACCTCAGATCCCGCATCCATCCCAATCACTTCAGGACAGGCACGAAACCCCTGTTGATGCAGATAACGCAATAAAAGATGAACCGTCGCAGACCAAGCCTGTACTGGCCTGACAACCGTTTCACCCTGACGGTAAATCCCTGTTTCCCTTCCTCCGGAAAGCGTTTCCATGATCATCCTTATGATTGATTTGTCAGATCCGTCAGCACCTGCAACGCCAGGTCCGCTTTGTCCGCCGGTACAAAAACGTGATCGTGATAATACGCGGCAATCACATTGGCGCTGATGTCATGCTTTGCCAACGCAGTGGACACCGCCGCCGTCAGCCCGACGGCTTCCAGGCTGGAATGTACCGTCAGGGTAATACAGCGAAAGGTCGATTCATACTTGATTGCAGCCGCTTCTGCCGACTGGGTCGTCAACACCAGCGTTAAGCCTTCCTGCTCCTGAAATGTCGCCAGCGGGGCATACTGCAGATACTCGGTAATATCTCCGTTGACGGTGCAAAAAACATAGTCGTCTTCCCGCGTTACCGGCGACATGGTTTGCAGCAGCCGTTTCAAGTCCATGATGCCTGACATTTTTCCTCCTTGTTCAATGGTTCATTATTGGGTCAGCTGTTTGTACATCACGTAACAGTCAACCAAGCCTTGATTCTTGTGCCGGTAGGCGCCGGGTAACGTGCCGACGATCTGAAAGCCCAGTTTCTGCCAGAGCTTCACGGCAACCTCATTGGTCGATACCACTGAATTAAACTGCATTGCGCTGAACCCCTGTTCAAGCGCCACACGTTGTGAATGCTCGCACATGGCACGCGCGACGCCTTTGCCCCGCGCGGCCTGCGTCACCATATAGCCGCAGTTACAGACATGGTTCCCCGGCCCCATGGCATTAGCTTTCAGATAGTAAGAGCCCAGCACAATATCGTCTTCCACACATACAAACGTCTTGAGTGGCATCTCGCCCCACAATGTATAGGCTTGCTCACGGCTCATCTCCGGATCAAAGGCGTAAGTTTCCTGCGCCTGAATAATGCGCCTGAATTCAGGCCAGAATTGTTCAAAATCAGCGGCATCCATTTCACGTATCAGCATATCTGGGCTCCCTTGGCTGTGATTGACTGAATTTACGACGAAAACTGCGGGCTGTCATGCCTTGGTCTCACCGAAACAGACAGACAAAAACAATCATGGCTGTGTTACCGGCCTCCTTTGACAAGCACATCCGTCCCACAGTCCTGCCGTCACTCGCCTCTGACCTTTCTGGATCCTCAGACACACAGGAACTGGATCTCCTTTGGACAAACGGACCTTCCTAGAATGGGTTTTCAGACTTATGAGTCTATACCGACAATCTGCTCAGTTCAGGAAGCCGCTATGCCAGAAAATGCTCAATTACACCATTTTGCACTGAACAATCCGACATTACTGTCGGTTCTGTGCAACAAAAGCGACGATGCCATTGAAGTCATCAATCCGGCCAGCGATGAGACACTCGGTTATGTCCCGTCTCTGAGCAAAAACGCCATCATTGATATCATTGAACGGGCCCACCTTGCACAGAAGCAATGGGCTAATCTGCCGGCAAAATCCCGTTCAGCCATGCTGCGTCACTGGTATGAGCTTGTCATGGCGAATCAGGATGATCTTGCCCGTATTATGACACTGGAACAAGGTAAGCCCTTTGCTGAAGCCAAAGGTGAGGTGGCTTATGGCGCCTCATTTATTCAATGGTTTGCCGAGGAAGCAAAACGTACTTATGGCGAAAGTATTCCTGCCACCAGCGAAGACAAACGCATCATTACCATCAAGCAACCTGTGGGCGTGGCAGCCGCCATTACCCCCTGGAATTTTCCTATCGCCATGATTACCCGCAAAGCGGCACCCGCACTGGCTGCCGGATGCAGTTTCATTGCCAAGCCTGCCAACCAGACGCCTTTAAGTGCTTATGCGGTCGCCGAGCTGGCTTATCAGGCCGGGATTCCCAGAGATCTGCTGGCAATGGTCAACAGTCACTCTTCCGTGATGGTGGGCCAGTTGTTCAGCACCCACCCACTGATTCAAAAGCTGTCATTTACCGGCTCGACTGAAGTTGGCCGTGTCTTAATGAGCCAAAGTGCCGATACCGTCAAACGAACTTCTATGGAGCTTGGCGGTAACGCACCGTTTATTGTGTTCGAAGATGCCGATATTGAACGTGCGGTTCAGGGGGCGCTGGCCTCTAAGTTCCGGAATGCCGGGCAAACCTGTGTCTGTGCGAACCGCTTCTATGTCCATGACAGCGTTTATGACGATTTCGTCCAGCAGTTCAGCCGTGCTATCCGTACGCTGAAAGTCGGTCACGGTCTGGATGAAGGGGTATCCATCGGCCCGCTAATCGATCGCCGCGCCAAAGATCAGATCTTGGCACTGATCCAAGGCGCTGTGGTTCAGGGAGCACAAATCGCGACAGGAGGTGAAGATCTGGGTGGACTGTTCATCGCACCTACCCTGCTGACAGAAGTCACACAGAACATGGACATCGTGCAGAAAGAAATTTTTGGCCCGGTCGCCCCTGTGCTCCGCTTCAGCAACGACAGTGAGCTGATTGCAATGGCCAATGACACAATTCACGGTCTGGCCAGCTATTTCTTTAGTCAGAATATCAACCGGGTATTCCACATCGCCGAGGCTCTGGAGTTCGGCATGGTTGGCATCAATGAAGGCATTATTTCGACCGAAGTTGCCCCGTTTGGCGGCGTGAAGCAATCCGGCATCGGCCGCGAAGGCGGACGCCAGGGCATCGAAGAATATTTACACACGAAGTATCTGTGTTTTGGCTCCCTGTAAGCCAAGCCAGCCACTGCACATCATTTTGACAAGGAATTCTGCATGAACAATCACCACTGGCAACAACGCAAAGAGGCGGTTATCGCAAAAGGAATGGGGAATCTGGCACCGGTTTATATAACACAGGCTGAGAACATGACACTCAGCGATGTCGAAGGGAATCAGTACATTGACTTTGCGTCTGGCATTGCTGTTACCAATACAGGTCACAGTCATCCGCAGATCATTGACGCCGTCAAGCGACAGCTCGACCAATTCAGTCACACCTGTGCCATGGTTACCCCTTACCCGGCTTTTGTCGAGCTGGCTGAGCAGTTGGTAGAACGCACACCCGGAAGCAGTGCCAAAAAAGCCATTTTCCTGACCACAGGTGCCGAAGCGGTCGAAAACGCCGTGAAGATCGCGAGAGCAAAAACCGGACGCAGCGGTGTCATTGCGTTTAAAGGCGGGTTCCACGGCCGCACCAATCTGTGCATGGGACTGACAGGCAAAGTGACCCCATATAAAGCCGGTTTCGGTCCTTTTCCGAACGAGATCTATCACCTTCCCTTCCCGAATGCCTGCCATGGCATCAGCCAAGCCCACAGCCTGAATGCGCTGGAGGATTTATTTACCAGCACCATTGAACCCGCTCGCGTCGCGGCGATCATTTTTGAGCCGGTTCAGGGTGAAGGCGGTTTTTATCAGGCTCCGCCAGCGTGGGCTCAGGCGATTCGCCGCCTTTGCGACCAGCACGGCATTGTTCTGATTTGTGATGAAATTCAGACGGGGTTTGCACGCACAGGGAAACTGTTTGCGACCGAATACCTTGGCATCGAACCCGATCTCATGACACTGGCCAAAGGTATCGCCGGCGGTTTCCCGTTATCGGCCGTGGTCGGTAAAGCTGAGATCATGGATGCCGCCAGCCCTGGTGGATTGGGCGGTACGTATGCAGGCTCACCACTCGGCTGTGTCGCCGGACTGGAAGTGCTGAAGATCATCGACAAAGACAATCTGTGCGACAAAGCCAGCGCGATCGGCGAGGTGATGAAACAACAACTGGAAACGCTTCAGCAATCCTTCCCTGAAATTACCGATATCCGCCAGTTAGGCGCTATGGTCGCGATCGAATTAAGTGACCCTGTCACTCATAAGCCGCTTAGCGATCTGACAAAGCAGTTGGTTCAGTCGGCCCCCCAAGCCGGACTTATCCTGCTGTCGTGCGGTGTCAGAAGCAATGTCATTCGGCTTCTGCCACCGCTCACCGCTGACATGGATGAGATCCGACTCGGACTGAACCGGCTCAGGGTGCTGTTTGAGCAACTCGTTAAATAACACTCAACTCACCGGCCGTGCAAGCAGCCGGTGAGATACCTGCCTGGATCACAAGTTGCCATACTTTTCTGCTTTTAGCGCTGTTCTCTGTTCTCCCCTGCACTTGTTACTGATATGTTAAACAGTGAAGGTATAGCGACAGGTTTGCCCAAGGATAAGGGCACCTTGAAATAGGACGTAACATGCTAAACCAACTGATTGCACTGGATCCGCAGTCTCGCTTATCTCTGGGCGAACAAATACAGGCCGGCATTACTGATGCTGTGATTAAGGGCTATTTTCCCTCTGAAAAAAGCCTGCCTTCTTCGCGTAAACTCTCTCAAACCTTGAATGTGGCACGTAATACCGTCATCCGAGCCTACGAGCAACTGGTTGAAGACGGGATCTTAATCTCAAGGGAACGCTCAGGCTATTATCCGAATCCGGGTATGGTCAACACAGCAGCAATGGCAGACTCTCCCCCTCTCACCAATGAAGATTCAGTAAACTGGGCGACGCTGATCACCAATCCTGCAGAGCAGTCTTCCGAGCCAATTCATGATGATTGGCGCACATTCACCTACCCTTTCGTTTATGGCCAGGTCGATAGCAGCATGTTTCCGGCCAATGAATGGCGAAAATGCAGTCTCAGGGTGCTCAACCGAAAAAGTTGTGAAGTCTGGACGGGTGATCAGGCTAACGATGATGAGTTGATTGAACACATTCGCACACGCATCCTGCCCCGCAGAGGCATTCTGGTCAATCGTGACCAGATTCTGATTACATTGGGCAGCCAGCAAGCACTGTTCATCCTGGCGCATTTATTCAAACGAGACGGCCTAACCGTTGGGATTGAAGAACCAGGATACCCGGAAGCCAGAAAAGTGTTTGAGGCTCACCATGCCAGACTGTGCCCGCTGGATGTCGACAGCGAAGGCCTGATGGTCGATGACAAACTGGCACAATGCGATTTGGTGTACACCACACCCAGCCACCAGCTTCCGACCACAGTGACGTTATCCGACGAAAGGCGCCATGCGTTGCTGGCGATGGCAGAGAAGCATAATCTGCTGATCATTGAAGATGACTATGAACATGAAACCAATTATCTCGACTCCCCCGTTCCGGCGCTCAAGTCGCGGGCGGATGCAGAACGTGTCATCTACATTTCCAGCTTGTCCCGGGTTTTGGCACCCGGGCTGCGCATTGGTTTTATGGTGGCATCCCCTGCCGTGATTCAGCATGCGAAAACCGTACGTTCGCTGATGATCCGCCAGCCACCGGCCAACAACGTCAGCAGCCTTTCTCTGTTTTTGTCTATGGGATATTACGATTCGCTGATGCAAAAGCTGATTCATGCCTACCGCCAAAAGTGGCAGGTGATGGAAGACAGCCTGAATTATTACTTTCCCCAGTACAATGCGACACCGGCTTTTGGCGGAACCGCGTTCTGGATTGAAGGGCCACCTGAGCTGGATGCCAATGAATTACAACGCATTGCCAAAGAACACAGCATTCTGATTGAACCCGGGGATCGCTTTTTCAGCCGCAACAATGGCCGCCACTGTTTTCGGCTGGGTTTTGCCGCGATACCGATTGACCGTATCCGTGAAGGCATTGCCCAGCTCGCAAGGCTAATGAATAAGCTACTACCGCCGGAGCACATCGACAATGCCGTGGGCGTACGCTACCGGGGCGATGCTTTGCGTGAGCTGCTTAATGGCTGTCAGGTTCTGGCCAGTGACTGCTACCACGTGCCCTATCTGATTACCTTTCAGCGTGACGGGCAAATTCATGGGATTGCCGATCATCCCAATGATGAAGATGAAGGTTACTGGTGGATTAAAGATGACCGATGGTACAGACAATGGCGCAGATGGCAATTTGCAGAAGAGCGCAGCTTTGCCATTGTGGTACATGGTGAAATTTTCAAATGGTTTGATGAATCAGGCTGGTGCGTCAATCAGGGGATTCTGAACCCGAAGACCACGTTTCAGGTAAACAGCGAAGAGGTATTATCCAATACGGTGACCGCACTGCCGGGGTGATGTGTCTGATGCGTAAGGGAAGTATGTAAAGCTATCTGAAGCAAAAAAATCGGGGCTGTTAAGCCCCGCACTCAAGGAACCATTGTTCAGTTTCTTATTATAATTCTGTAGGCTTACGGCATAATGCCGCACGG is from Photobacterium sp. TLY01 and encodes:
- a CDS encoding GNAT family N-acetyltransferase, whose amino-acid sequence is MDNSMIQQGWHASHALAVASLYENAFGHKFKAAIPSKAQRIHLLAESFNPDFSFVVIANEKIVGIAGYQTAQGSLTGGITLKRLWRVLGFWRGTWAALVLSLFERKPDPKELIMDGIVVDPACRGQGLGSELLSHIITYARENQYQKVRLDVIDSNPRARKLYDEKGFHPVRTDRFPYLKWLVGFSGSTTMVYEIQSG
- a CDS encoding aminoglycoside phosphotransferase family protein, translating into METLSGGRETGIYRQGETVVRPVQAWSATVHLLLRYLHQQGFRACPEVIGMDAGSEVLSFVEGETYNYPLEGAIASEEALISAARLLRQLHDASQGFLKTVNLAETAWMLPARAPAEVICHGDFTPYNVALSGHEVVGVFDFDTAHPAPRLWDIAYSVYCWSPFKTDPVDQLGTLDTQIARARLFCDSYGVSASDRQQLVSEMITRLQSLVDFMRAQADMGDAQFVQHFAEGHHLAYLADIDYLRHQQVAITEGIMTVQDL
- a CDS encoding ACT domain-containing protein, with amino-acid sequence MSGIMDLKRLLQTMSPVTREDDYVFCTVNGDITEYLQYAPLATFQEQEGLTLVLTTQSAEAAAIKYESTFRCITLTVHSSLEAVGLTAAVSTALAKHDISANVIAAYYHDHVFVPADKADLALQVLTDLTNQS
- a CDS encoding GNAT family N-acetyltransferase; this encodes MIREMDAADFEQFWPEFRRIIQAQETYAFDPEMSREQAYTLWGEMPLKTFVCVEDDIVLGSYYLKANAMGPGNHVCNCGYMVTQAARGKGVARAMCEHSQRVALEQGFSAMQFNSVVSTNEVAVKLWQKLGFQIVGTLPGAYRHKNQGLVDCYVMYKQLTQ
- a CDS encoding NAD-dependent succinate-semialdehyde dehydrogenase, translating into MPENAQLHHFALNNPTLLSVLCNKSDDAIEVINPASDETLGYVPSLSKNAIIDIIERAHLAQKQWANLPAKSRSAMLRHWYELVMANQDDLARIMTLEQGKPFAEAKGEVAYGASFIQWFAEEAKRTYGESIPATSEDKRIITIKQPVGVAAAITPWNFPIAMITRKAAPALAAGCSFIAKPANQTPLSAYAVAELAYQAGIPRDLLAMVNSHSSVMVGQLFSTHPLIQKLSFTGSTEVGRVLMSQSADTVKRTSMELGGNAPFIVFEDADIERAVQGALASKFRNAGQTCVCANRFYVHDSVYDDFVQQFSRAIRTLKVGHGLDEGVSIGPLIDRRAKDQILALIQGAVVQGAQIATGGEDLGGLFIAPTLLTEVTQNMDIVQKEIFGPVAPVLRFSNDSELIAMANDTIHGLASYFFSQNINRVFHIAEALEFGMVGINEGIISTEVAPFGGVKQSGIGREGGRQGIEEYLHTKYLCFGSL
- the gabT gene encoding 4-aminobutyrate--2-oxoglutarate transaminase; the protein is MNNHHWQQRKEAVIAKGMGNLAPVYITQAENMTLSDVEGNQYIDFASGIAVTNTGHSHPQIIDAVKRQLDQFSHTCAMVTPYPAFVELAEQLVERTPGSSAKKAIFLTTGAEAVENAVKIARAKTGRSGVIAFKGGFHGRTNLCMGLTGKVTPYKAGFGPFPNEIYHLPFPNACHGISQAHSLNALEDLFTSTIEPARVAAIIFEPVQGEGGFYQAPPAWAQAIRRLCDQHGIVLICDEIQTGFARTGKLFATEYLGIEPDLMTLAKGIAGGFPLSAVVGKAEIMDAASPGGLGGTYAGSPLGCVAGLEVLKIIDKDNLCDKASAIGEVMKQQLETLQQSFPEITDIRQLGAMVAIELSDPVTHKPLSDLTKQLVQSAPQAGLILLSCGVRSNVIRLLPPLTADMDEIRLGLNRLRVLFEQLVK
- a CDS encoding PLP-dependent aminotransferase family protein, coding for MLNQLIALDPQSRLSLGEQIQAGITDAVIKGYFPSEKSLPSSRKLSQTLNVARNTVIRAYEQLVEDGILISRERSGYYPNPGMVNTAAMADSPPLTNEDSVNWATLITNPAEQSSEPIHDDWRTFTYPFVYGQVDSSMFPANEWRKCSLRVLNRKSCEVWTGDQANDDELIEHIRTRILPRRGILVNRDQILITLGSQQALFILAHLFKRDGLTVGIEEPGYPEARKVFEAHHARLCPLDVDSEGLMVDDKLAQCDLVYTTPSHQLPTTVTLSDERRHALLAMAEKHNLLIIEDDYEHETNYLDSPVPALKSRADAERVIYISSLSRVLAPGLRIGFMVASPAVIQHAKTVRSLMIRQPPANNVSSLSLFLSMGYYDSLMQKLIHAYRQKWQVMEDSLNYYFPQYNATPAFGGTAFWIEGPPELDANELQRIAKEHSILIEPGDRFFSRNNGRHCFRLGFAAIPIDRIREGIAQLARLMNKLLPPEHIDNAVGVRYRGDALRELLNGCQVLASDCYHVPYLITFQRDGQIHGIADHPNDEDEGYWWIKDDRWYRQWRRWQFAEERSFAIVVHGEIFKWFDESGWCVNQGILNPKTTFQVNSEEVLSNTVTALPG